Genomic segment of Candidatus Stygibacter australis:
TTCCGGTTGTTCCCAGGACAACCAGGATAGGCATAAATATTGCCGAAACCACAGCAGCTCGAACAGATACCATGAACATCTTTCTCGTAAGTTTTTGAAAATCATTTAAATTTTTATCTTCCAAAACCAGAGTCTTGGTTGTGATAGCACCTGATATTCCTTCACTCACTGCTCCTGTGATCCTGGAATTAGTCTTTCTTACATCCCTGTATGATCGCAAGATTATTTTATGAAAGTAAAATGTCACTACTCCCATCACTGGAACAATTGTGAGACTGAGTAATGCCAGACGCCAGTTAAGCAGCAGCATGGCAATTATATTACCGACCAGCAGCATGCTTCCCCACACCATATCTACAAGACCCCAACTGATGATCTCACTTAGCCTGCCGGTATCAGAAGTCATCCTCGCCATGATCCAGCCTACTGGTGTCTTGTCAAAATACCTGAATGCCAGATCCTGCAGTTTCCTGAATCCATCCCGGCGAATGCGGTAACATAATCCAATTTCTATCTTACCGGCCCAGACAATAAAGAAATATATATTGAAACTCTGGAGCACAAATATCCCCAGAAATCCTGCCAAAAATAGCCCTATACCACCAGTATTACCGGGAATTATAAATTCATCTATTGCATAGCGGTTAAATAATGGATAGATGATATCCACCCCTGCCGTCATCATCATCAGTACTGCTAATATCAGCAGATTTTTCCACATTGGCTTCAAATAAGCCCCTATCTGACGAAAAGTCCCTACGTCAAACTGCTTATTATAATCATATTCTTCAAAACTATTCATATCTACCACCATAGTAATTTTGAATGATGAATTTTGAGCTCTGAATTAACGAAAACTCGCGATCCATCTTAATATTTTTCAATTTCTTATCCATCTTCACTGTTATGCCGTACCTCGTTCTTCAAAGCTGCTCTGTATCTGCCAGATCCGCTGATATATACCATCCTGAGCTATCAGATCAGCATGCTTACCCGTCTGCGATATCCTCCCATCTTCGAGCACAAATATCCTGTCTGCTTCTGAGATTGTAGTCAGCCTGTGTGAAATTATTATCGTAGTTACCTTATTTCGCCTTTTCAGCAGGCGCTGCCGAATTTTGCGATCCGTCTCTGTGTCCACTGCTGAAAGCGAATCGTCAAAGATCAGGATCGGAGATTCCTGCATCAAAGTTCGTGCCATGGCAATCCTCTGCTTTTGACCTCCGCTTAAAGTAACTCCCCTTTCTCCTACCAGGGTCTGATAGCCCTTATCAAATTCATTGATTACTTCGTGAACTGCTGCCTGCTCTGCAACTTTGATAATACTTTCCAGGTTGAAATCTACTTCTGTTACGCCTATATTTTCTTCTATACTGCGTGAAAAAAGGAAAGGCTCTTGCAGCACTATTCCAATATTTTGGCGGATATAGTGCTTACCAAGATCGCGTAATTCCCTGCCATCTATCTTGATTGATCCCTGCTGATAATCATAAAGCATGGGTAACAGGTGAACAAGGCTTGATTTACCAGAACCAGTCGCTCCCAGAAATGCCACAGTTTCTCCTGCTGCTATCTGCAAACTCACACCCTTAAGTACCGGCTTATCTTGCTCATAGCCAAACCACACATTATCAAATTCAATTTCACCTTTCACGGGTTCGCCTTCTATATCGCCCAACTCTTCTTTTTGCTCATGCAATATCTCATCTATTCTGCCTATTGACACCGTGCTCTTACCGATATCCACCAATATCCTGCCTAATGACCGGAAGGGCCAGATGAGCATTCCTATATAAGAACTAAATGCCATCATTGTTCCCAAAGTGATCTTTCCAGTAGCTGCCTGCCAGGTGGCAAGCCCGATCACCAATACCATCTGCATCCCGCACAATAGATCGGAGAATGACCAGAACATTGCCAGTTTCTTCATCATTGTATAGAGATTTTGTGTATAGTCTCTATTTCTTTCTTCAAACTTATCTATCTCATAATTTTGAGCAGCAAATGCCCTCACTACCCTCACTCCAGTCACATTCTCCTGGATCACGCTGTGCATCTTGCTTTCAGATTTCTCCACTTCCTTGAACACATCACGTATCTTCTGGTAAAAGAAAAAAGAAAA
This window contains:
- a CDS encoding ABC transporter ATP-binding protein; the protein is MNNMKRLWNLMRGERHLYMLAIISVAVAALMNFIWPLVLRVTVDNIIGSEVMNGKTWIDPVLQNIFAVLGGREHLMKNLWICALILILLSLLRGSAQFLKGKWSASASQNIARNLRNRLYDHIQRLPYKYHQKVETGDLIQRSTSDIETVRRMLAVQLVEIGRTLFMFVFAMSFMLPMSLELTLYSLIMMPFIMAFSFFFYQKIRDVFKEVEKSESKMHSVIQENVTGVRVVRAFAAQNYEIDKFEERNRDYTQNLYTMMKKLAMFWSFSDLLCGMQMVLVIGLATWQAATGKITLGTMMAFSSYIGMLIWPFRSLGRILVDIGKSTVSIGRIDEILHEQKEELGDIEGEPVKGEIEFDNVWFGYEQDKPVLKGVSLQIAAGETVAFLGATGSGKSSLVHLLPMLYDYQQGSIKIDGRELRDLGKHYIRQNIGIVLQEPFLFSRSIEENIGVTEVDFNLESIIKVAEQAAVHEVINEFDKGYQTLVGERGVTLSGGQKQRIAMARTLMQESPILIFDDSLSAVDTETDRKIRQRLLKRRNKVTTIIISHRLTTISEADRIFVLEDGRISQTGKHADLIAQDGIYQRIWQIQSSFEERGTA